One Aegilops tauschii subsp. strangulata cultivar AL8/78 chromosome 7, Aet v6.0, whole genome shotgun sequence genomic window carries:
- the LOC120969727 gene encoding uncharacterized protein, which produces MGKSSTTPVIPESEEQVLVTPDANTEQDEEHHDDRGDPPPQTEKTASDAMDADANPAGNPDPPSSIPSSPLEATEETPPEKNDDDVAIIGAGYKTPGITNLLTKHTTKEEKLLSEKGKSKLELSGYEGLNAEDLHAGYVSRLVTSRDMEASLVNTMKRSMRKHYLWPTQTSPV; this is translated from the coding sequence ATGGGCAAGTCTTCGACAACCCCCGTAATTCCAGAGTCAGAAGAACAAGTATTGGTGACCCCAGACGCCAATACTGAGCAAGATGAAGAACACCATGATGATCGGGGTGACCCGCCCCCGCAGACAGAAAAAACAGCCTCCGATGCTATGGATGCTGATGCCAACCCAGCAGGCAACCCTGACCCGCCGAGTTCCATTCCTTCAAGTCCTCTCGAAGCAACAGAAGAGACTCCTCCCGAGAAGAATGATGACGATGTTGCCATTATTGGGGCGGGTTATAAAACACCAGGAATCACCAATCTGTTAACGAAGCACACAACCAAGGAGGAGAAACTTTTGTCTGAGAAAGGCAAATCAAAACTTGAGCTGTCAGGTTATGAAGGCCTCAATGCTGAAGATTTACATGCTGGCTATGTAAGCCGCCTGGTCACAAGCCGGGACATGGAGGCTAGCTTAGTGAATACAATGAAAAGAAGTATGAG
- the LOC109736510 gene encoding uncharacterized protein encodes MGRGLEWLGAVKGNRDEEARSEEPGRRRVRKREEKSVSTMRLYGTPSADPHSALPTLLHLASADTHTPSPPLGSSFGWIVGGLLQEEFQCSAYCSHCSSEFYEAHQSRSFILKPRRPSHYALVRLAPLVLCSCCALG; translated from the exons ATGGGAAGAGGCCTGGAGTGGCTCGGGGCAGTGAAGGGGAATAGAGATGAGGAGGCGCGGAGTGAAGAGCCGGGAAGGAGGAGGGTtcggaagagagaagagaagagtGTGTCGACCATGCGCTTGTATGGAACACCATCAGCCGATCCACACTCTGCTCTGCCAACCTTGCTTCATTTGGCCTCTGCAGATACCCACACACCTTCACCCCCTCTTG GTTCTTCGTTTGGCTGGATTGTAGGTGGCCTTTTGCAAGAAGAGTTTCAGTGCTCAGCATATTGCAGTCATTGCAGCAGCGAGTTCTATGAAGCACATCAATCAAGG TCATTCATTTTGAAACCACGGAGGCCATCGCATTATGCATTGGTTAGACTAG